The following coding sequences lie in one Vanacampus margaritifer isolate UIUO_Vmar chromosome 16, RoL_Vmar_1.0, whole genome shotgun sequence genomic window:
- the cfap54 gene encoding cilia- and flagella-associated protein 54 isoform X1, with the protein MASMNLPATYYGKVDKRNPVIVSFERDINSFMTVMKRAASSTCQDNVAYAKGVTLLAEIWRNFKPRLPFKLYQERMLQIGDFLTGLKLYQTALSQGYSLHLLQFCSTSITDITDVDHFTSCFFPEGFDTDQDVFIMKVRSMLGCALCIFELEKRPMVLSQKGLLKLLHVLNFIRIMMQALQQNKHRCWIIYNGTTHIFKMCSYLMALNHSAKALEYLLWASLTLESTMPVMTVKHLPWLVKLYCAVCHCYYDNQASLHAEEFARRALGKINDLAEQEKDKENGGPTNKETQMAFREASIKLAVMMFKRAVFETRRKPKHMITIKSKTTPKDFPNIPWPRNATERMLMGLFDSSASQFLGICEALWDSSLRPLQARLPEELELQEVVLELFASGISILSGVASTSEQKRQEQHCVPLSALSTTSTMIELAIAGEHKVPIASAVRFIKMMIQYKQPDVFIENSRLMLEILSVVEGPAFRKAEYELTLINGFTALKSSHRRRLREDVAGSRNRYRGSLDAILGLTETLHKAVCDSVAEAQPEVELVWDVLLFLWGKLKLVIQMDQMKNPEYTQDHDKWAWCLFLQCEVAFACDLATIDCIKTAEMIHSLVLLLENAADRITPKVKVGSDKKYCFTLLKGSRTELLQQVCIVVEKGFEALVKRIVTLMPQDGSAPPDITYLLREDGNGETEISEKQKEEIESDVKRDRSSQSTHTSMLAIDILLELDIIYHRASLKLMQLNAVTESALVDKIKKNKVSKALFLIQKSLLLYDGKKSNESSVTKSLLEEACILIEKAAIEERKLYIANNPKFALENKGKLMKEEKEIPPPRPVLISRTKRSLTFAPAPYHMEEQVCWYQLCGRAAEGLDLKVRLGDCSLAGTGNLVPAVCGEWQLKAERLEANQTYVFALAAYTCQGKLLGNAIGASTFPLMTSMPQSLLSSWAHLAQVAFQTKQFDIAKKACKELWNHFTLPDSLPNKTQDGLASTALNMKYLQCSSPLLCQLFLTSIFIETDINIQQHSLLRDTDNICGLFVWKQEARLAECERLLVAMDLAMWLNDSSSAVQAVISCYGLLVPFIFHQIPCDLAVKLLTKCLNVLKENESHLKQKWSKNTVETLMHMIACITNYLSKALWALKEHRKASVVIECGRVLLQDVFDAQERFIRLACKRVSSKIDDPAAVKKEMKKCVQLKAIFLKFKEVITAEADPDTVIESSPSLSGSEDTATLRERIFTSTLTHAYRIVMQLGSHPNFVEISALLLQRALEEGQLDLVLQWGKTIFGFLARRDDEMIMSTKCSERNTPCDKETNENSATESQTSQKTTKKALKKRKKLRRGALLTARTVRELKAVERLLSSMNTVVERHSRRLQLRRRCSEERVWRSQINYSIGRAHLTLFEQGLQPLHEESPQSRYSHLNLSIFFLANSGVLLKRNLQEQLSTICEVISEKDLPQPDLSDETSSKDCDKHEDSTDSVESGEEMEEHSQKLDVPKTMPLDSLEKAVLHLRRAMVLAHRGGHWTNLQKVCHTVWEESNRLFALVDTVCQTQTPFLLTSHELQNTLTPLLVLATDLIMDMLSRLGLWHSYDSVTEEEQEFSLCFSAPLDDCTQVDMRFVQSLVLRTLELLHDSGKWERLAHFALIFNSYTRERYALTVTPLLVLAQRKLLERICTNGGSKVPQPHHVKTQWVTGREVTYNSYAGCQLFSGWIRQSANQSSSSVKFTPNEDTELIDAEMKRSLSLVCVPLDVANTLHYYRQAIERIPHCLQVFRYSRSLLLLLLAHSQAAFETEQCCEFASDLIDFNPILITTPNIQPWDLINRDHITPDTLYNLPVSTDYMSRIISTYFAATKYLQSNNQESLSVFALHEMGNLHFYDLNTRLAHSCWTKAVDAALHSSGVIDKWDWVSFGGGTPQHTLRQAGLWGCLQAAVITAKIAQYILTSDFSQRTKCCLLSAHLFKCVLCCSLAHPPDDFKYASYSIGDELLPGVDLFSEPHRADLAVTVGSLNFICQWLFIASYYKVLLPMLALYQHFVGTVCRDVQRNVESRILKVRALTELCFFSEAIKETEQLSRGAGILLPNGRYIVRESRQQSKKMFFNNKSLLENIQALEELVSCELSPEVSMLYGSALDLRFNLARVQLALAISSTVKGPPEPVTDYKVDPEEQEPFPVDPEEPDQEKEKTKVREFPSRQNLTLQNIKYLLLEAATIFLDFILEKLPCPSYSEIENMELKLEANLLKTNLYLQQGHVAQSFDMAVSSLVLLQDFKESIPDAKKPTSELPFAETEQGTEPCIQHDDCPRAVEANERVGGALWLRCRVALLRCVLVQASDVTVPNPGKLHDKAAKVLKQSLEDCAQLGDVDTQALLLVEGSQLKSRRGRGDDGLSLLQEAVSLLSGRTRMPPGSRATLIRATLRLSSLKSTQSKLQNLTHKLLQKQLSEFGENVILEDGKISISPPGPKNIYLPYIQMLNQTT; encoded by the exons ATGGCCTCGATGAATTTACCAGCGACCTATTATGGCAAAGTTGACAAAAGAAACCCGGTCATTGTATCTTTTGAGCGAGACATTAACTCGTTTATGACAGTAATGAAACGAGCGGCGTCGTCCACCTGCCAGGACAACGTCGCTTATGCTAAAGG GGTTACACTGTTGGCAGAGATCTGGCGAAACTTCAAACCTCGCCTGCCTTTCAAACTGTACCAGGAGCGCATGTTACAGATCGGAGATTTTCTCACTGGATTAAAG TTGTACCAGACGGCTCTATCGCAAGGCTACAGTCTGCACCTGCTTCAGTTCTGCTCAACTAGTATAACTGACATTACAGATGTGGACCACTTCACTAGCTGCTTCTTTCCTGAAGGTTTTGACACAGACCAAGATGTCTTCATTATGAAG GTTCGTTCAATGCTGGGCTGTGCGCTGTGCATATTTGAGTTGGAGAAAAGGCCCATGGTCCTCAGCCAGAAGGGGCTTTTGAAACTGCTGCATGTGCTGAACTTCATCAGGATAATGATGCAGGCTTTACAGCAGAACAAGCACCGTTGCTGGATAATTTATAATG GTACAACGCACATCTTCAAAATGTGTAGCTACCTGATGGCATTGAATCATAGTGCAAAA GCATTGGAGTACCTCCTGTGGGCAAGCCTCACTTTAGAGTCGACCATGCCCGTCATGACTGTTAAACATCTGCCGTGGCTTGTCAAACTCTACTGTGCTGTCTGTCACTGTTACTATGACAACCAGGCTTCCCTCCACGCAGAG GAATTTGCCAGGAGAGCACTTGGAAAAATCAATGACCTTGCAGAGCAGGAGAAGGATAAGGAAAATGGTGGTCCCACAAACAAAGAGACTCAAATGGCCTTCAGAGAAGCCTCCATTAAG CTGGCTGTCATGATGTTCAAGCGGGCTGTGTTCGAGACCAGGAGGAAGCCTAAACACATGATTACAATCAAGAGCAAAACTACTCCAAAGGACTTTCCAAAT ATACCGTGGCCTCGTAACGCCACCGAGCGAATGCTGATGGGCCTTTTTGACAGTAGTGCATCCCAGTTCTTGGGCATCTGTGAAGCACTTTGGGACAGCTCCTTGCGCCCGTTGCAGGCAAGGCTGCCGGAAGAACTCGAGCTGCAGGAGGTGGTCCTGGAGCTCTTTGCCTCTGGTATCAGTATATTATCTG GAGTGGCTAGCACTAGTGAGCAGAAACGTCAAGAACAGCACTGTGTACCTCTTAGTGCGCTGTCCACAACATCAACTATGATTGAATTAGCCATTGCAG GAGAACACAAAGTTCCCATCGCTTCCGCCGTCAGATTCATCAAGATGATGATTCAGTACAAGCAACCAGACGTTTTCATTGAAAATTCACGACTGATGCTGGAGATTTTGTCT GTTGTGGAAGGTCCCGCATTCAGGAAGGCAGAATACGAGCTTACCTTGATCAATGGTTTCACCGCTCTGAAATCCTCCCACAGAAGGCGCCTTAGAGAGGACGTCGCTGGTAGTAGAA ACAGATACAGGGGGTCACTCGATGCCATCCTGGGCCTGACGGAGACTCTGCACAAAGCCGTTTGTGATTCTGTTGCT GAGGCGCAGCCAGAAGTAGAACTAGTTTGGGATGTTTTGCTCTTTCTCTGGGGGAAGCTGAAGCTGGTGATACAGATGGATCAGATGAAAAACCCAGAATACACACAGGACCATGATAAG TGGGCGTGGTGCCTGTTCCTGCAGTGCGAGGTGGCCTTTGCCTGTGACCTGGCAACGATTGACTGCATAAAGACAGCAGAGATGATCCACAGCTTGGTCTTGCTGCTGGAGAATGCGGCTGATCGCA TTACACCTAAAGTCAAAGTTGGTAGTGACAAGAAATACTGCTTCACTCTGCTTAAG gGCTCACGTACAGAGCTTCTTCAGCAAGTGTGCATTGTGGTTGAGAAGGGTTTCGAGGCTCTGGTCAAGCGTATCGTCACACTCATGCCCCAAGATGGCTCAGCTCCACCTGACATTACATACCTGCTG AGGGAAGATGGAAACGGAGAGACTGAAATAAGTGAGAAGCAAAAGGAAGAAATCGAATCAGATGTTAAAAGGGATCGATCCAGCCAGTCGACACATACATCCATGCTTGCCATCGATATTCTCCTCGAACTGGACATCATCTACCACCGAGCATCTCTCAAGTTAATGCAGTTAAATGCAG TGACAGAATCTGCTCTGGTGGACAAGATCAAGAAGAACAAAGTGTCGAAAGCGCTTTTCCTGATACAGAAGTCTTTGCTGTTGTATGATGGAAAGAAGTCAAATGAGTCCAGTGTAACCAAGAGTCTACTAGAG GAAGCCTGTATTTTAATAGAGAAGGCAGCAatagaagaaagaaaactctATATTGCCAACAACCCAAAGTTTGCACTTGAAAATAAAGGCAAACTAAtgaaggaggagaaggagatcCCACCACCCCGTCCTGTCTTGATCTCACGCACCAAGCGCTCCTTGACCTTTGCCCCCGCCCCCTATCACATGGAGGAACAA GTGTGCTGGTACCAACTGTGTGGACGTGCAGCGGAGGGCCTCGACTTGAAAGTCCGCCTTGGAGATTGCAGCCTGGCGGGAACCGGAAATTTG GTACCGGCAGTATGCGGTGAATGGCAGCTGAAGGCGGAGAGGCTGGAAGCCAACCAGACGTATGTTTTTGCCTTAGCGGCTTACACCTGCCAAGGGAAGTTGCTGGGCAATGCCATTGGAGCGTCAACCTTCCCGCTCATGACTTCCATGCCGCAGTCACTGCTTTCCTCGTGGGCTCACTTGGCACAG GTGGCATTTCAAACCAAACAATTTGACATCGCAAAGAAAGCGTGCAAGGAATTATGGAACCATTTCACTCTTCCTGACAGTTTgcccaacaaaacacaagatggACTTGCTTCAACAGC gcTGAACATGAAGTATCTGCAATGCTCGTCTCCGCTCCTGTGTCAGCTCTTCCTCACGTCCATCTTCATTGAGACGGACATCAACATTCAGCAGCACTCGCTCCTCCGCGACACAGACAACATCTGCGGACTCTTTGTCTGGAAACAG GAAGCCAGACTAGCTGAATGTGAACGATTGCTGGTTGCAATGGACTTGGCAATGTGGCTAAATGACAGCAGTTCCGCCGTTCAAGCTGTAATAAGCTGTTACGGCCTCTTGGTTCCATTCATCTTCCATCAGATCCCTTGCGATCTTGCAGTAAAG ttgctgaccaaatgtttaaatgttctAAAAGAGAACGAATCTCACCTCAAACAAAAATGGTCCAAAAACACAGTGGAGACCCTTATGCACATGATTGCCTGCATCACCAACTATCTGTCCAAA GCATTGTGGGCACTAAAGGAGCATCGGAAGGCCTCGGTGGTGATCGAGTGTGGTCGTGTTCTTCTCCAAGACGTCTTTGATGCTCAGGAGCGCTTCATTAGACTTGCTTGCAAGCGTGTGTCG TCAAAGATAGATGATCCTGCTGCAGtgaagaaagaaatgaaaaaatgtgttCAACTGAAGGCAATATTTTTGAAGTTCAAGGAAGTCATCACAGCTGAGGCAGATCCCGACACAGTGATAG AGAGTTCCCCCTCACTGAGTGGCTCTGAGGACACAGCCACATTGCGTGAGCGGATCTTCACAAGCACTCTAACGCATGCTTATCGAATTG TGATGCAGCTCGGCAGCCATCCGAATTTTGTGGAGATTTCGGCACTATTACTTCAGAGAGCCTTAGAAGAAGGACAGCTGGATCTTGTTTTACAATGGGGTAAAACCATTTTTGGATTTCTCGCCAG GCGAGATGACGAAATGATCATGTCCACCAAATGTTCGGAGAGAAACACACCGTGTGATAAAGAAACTAATGAGAACTCTGCGACAGAAAGTCAAACATCACAG AAGACCACAAAAAAGGCTCTAAAGAAACGGAAGAAGCTTCGACGCGGTGCGCTTCTGACGGCGAGAACTGTCAG GGAGCTGAAGGCTGTGGAGAGGCTGCTGTCCTCCATGAATACCGTCGTGGAGCGACACTCGAGGCGGCTTCAGCTGAGAAGGCGGTGCTCTGAGGAAAGAGTGTGGAGGTCTCAGATCAATTACAGCATCGGGCGGGCACATCTCACACTATTCGAACAGGGCCTGCAGCCATTGCATGAAGAATCACCGCAGTCCAG GTACAGTCACTTAAATCTCTCCATCTTCTTTCTGGCCAACTCTGGCGTGCTGTTGAAGAGGAACTTACAAGAACAGCTATCCACCATATGTGAAGTGATTTCCGAGAAAGACTTGCCACAGCCTGATCTGTCAGATGAAACTTCTAGCAAAGATTGCGATAAACACG AGGATAGTACTGACAGTGTGGAGAGTGGCGAGGAGATGGAAGAACACTCTCAAAAGCTAGACGTGCCGAAAACCATGCCGTTGGACTCGCTGGAGAAAGCGGTTTTACATCTACGAAGGGCCATG GTATTGGCCCACCGCGGAGGCCACTGGACAAATTTGCAGAAAGTCTGTCACACTGTGTGGGAAGAAAGCAACAGACTTTTTGCATTAGTAGACACCGTTTGTCAGACTCAAACTCCCTTCCTGCTTACATCACATGAGTTGCAAAACACATTAACCCCTTTGCTAGTGCTTGCAACAGATCTTATCATGGACATGCTAAGCAGACTCGGA CTGTGGCATTCGTATGACAGCGTGACTGAAGAAGAGCAAGAGTTCAGTCTATGTTTCTCCGCCCCACTGGATGACTGCACCCAAGTGGACATGCGTTTTGTGCAGAGTCTGGTGTTGCGTACTCTGGAGCTGCTCCACGATAGCGGCAAATGGGAACGCCTGGCACACTTTGCCCTGATTTTCAACTCATACACCCG GGAACGATATGCCTTGACAGTGACTCCCCTGTTGGTCCTCGCCCAGAGGAAACTCCTTGAAAGGATCTGTACTAACGGAGGGTCTAAAGTCCCACAGCCACACCATGTCAAGACTCAGTGGGTCACTGGCagggag GTAACATACAATAGTTACGCTGGGTGTCAGCTGTTCAGTGGGTGGATCCGCCAATCTGCTAACCAGTCATCAAGCTCTGTGAAGTTCACGCCGAATGAAGATACTGAACTCATAG ATGCAGAAATGAAGCGCTCTCTGTCCCTCGTGTGTGTTCCTCTGGATGTGGCCAACACACTGCACTATTACCGGCAAGCTATTGAAAGAATACCGCATTGTCTTCAAGTGTTCCGCTATAGCAGATCGTTACTGCTGCTGCTATTGGCCCATTCGCAAGCGGCTTTTGAAACTGAGCAGTGCTGCGAGTTTGCGTCAGACTTGATTGACTTCAATCCGATACTTATCACCACACCAAACATCCAACCATGGGACCTGATTAATAGAGACCACATCACTCCGGACACTCTCTACAATCTCCCCGTCAGCACCGACTACATGTCCAGAATCATCTCTACATACTTTGCAGCCACAA AATATCTCCAGTCCAACAACCAAGAATCCCTCAGCGTGTTTGCCCTGCATGAAATGGGAAACCTGCATTTCTACGATTTAAACACACG TTTGGCACACTCTTGCTGGACTAAAGCTGTTGATGCTGCCTTACACAGCTCAGGGGTGATAGATAAATGGGATTGGGTGTCATTTGGGGGCGGCACCCCGCAACATACTCTGAGACAGGCTGGCCTTTGGGGATGTCTACAGGCGGCGGTGATCACTGCTAAAATTGCGCA ATATATTCTAACTTCAGATTTCAGCCAGAGGACCAAATGCTGCCTTTTGTCAGCTCACCTTTTCAAG TGTGTGCTGTGCTGCTCCTTGGCTCATCCCCCTGATGACTTCAAGTACGCCTCATACAGCATCGGTGATGAACTACTCCCCGGAGTCGACCTTTTCTCAGAACCCCACAGGGCCGATCTCGCCGTCACTGTCGGCAGCCTGAATTTCATCTGCCAGTGGCTGTTCATTGCAAGCTATTACAAAGTG CTTCTACCCATGCTGGCACTTTATCAACATTTTGTGGGGACAGTTTGCAGAGACGTTCAACGCAATGTTGAAAGCAGAATACTTAAG GTACGAGCGCTCACTGAACTGTGCTTCTTCTCGGAGGCCATAAAAGAGACAGAACAGCTCTCAAGAGGGGCGGGGATTCTTCTACCTAATGGACGCTACATCGTTCGTGAGTCTCGCCAA CAGTCAAAGAAGATGTTTTTTAACAACAAGTCCCTCCTGGAAAATATTCAG GCTTTAGAGGAACTTGTGAGCTGTGAGCTTTCTCCAGAGGTCAGCATGCTTTATGGATCCGCATTGGATCTCCGATTTAACCTCGCACGGGTTCAACTAGCCCTGGCCATCAGTAGCACTGTAAAGGGTCCTCCTGAGCCAG TGACTGATTATAAAGTCGACCCAGAGGAACAGGAACCATTCCCTGTGGACCCTGAAGAGCCGGACcaagagaaggaaaaaacaaaagtgagggAATTTCCTTCTCGGCAAAACCTCACTCTTCAAAATATCAAG TACTTACTACTAGAAGCTGCTACAATCTTTTTGGACTTCATATTGGAGAAACTCCCGTGTCCATCATACAGTGAAATTGAGAACATGGAATTGAAACTAGAGGCAAATCTTCTCAAGACCAACCTCTACCTTCAACAAGGACATGTTGCACAAAG TTTTGACATGGCAGTTTCATCGTTGGTGCTACTGCAGGACTTTAAAGAATCCATACCGGATGCTAAGAAACCAACTTCTGAGCTTCCATTTGCTGAAACCGAACAG GGGACTGAACCCTGCATACAGCATGACGACTGCCCCAGAGCAGTTGAGGCCAATGAGAGGGTCGGCGGTGCTCTGTGGTTACGTTGCCGCGTGGCTCTGCTCCGTTGTGTGCTTGTGCAGGCTTCTGATGTCACAGTTCCTAATCCAG GGAAGCTTCACGACAAGGCGGCTAAGGTGTTAAAGCAGAGCCTGGAGGACTGTGCTCAATTGGGAGACGTCGACACTCAAGCGCTTCTGCTGGTTGAAGGTTCACAATTAAAGTCACGAAGAGGCAGGGGAGACGATGGCTTGTCACTATTGCAG GAAGCCGTGAGCCTTCTGTCAGGACGGACTCGCATGCCGCCAGGATCCCGCGCGACTCTAATTAGAGCCACTTTGCGTCTCAGTAGTTTAAAAAGCACACAAAGCAAACTTCAAAATCTGACTCATAAACTTTTACAAAAACAG ctgagtGAGTTTGGTGAGAATGTTATATTGGAGGATGGAAAAATTTCCATTTCTCCTCCTGGACCCAAAAACATTTACCTTCcttacattcaaatgttaaaTCAGACAACTTAG